The following nucleotide sequence is from Phycisphaera sp..
CAGCCCCCGCGCCTGGCAGCGACGGACATAGCAGACGCGTAACGTGACGCCATGAAGCTCATCCTCTTCGACGATGGCAAGGGCGAACTTTCGCCGCTCACAGACGTCCGCCCGGCCTTCGACGTTCGCACCGGCGCGTGGACCGCTCTCGAACGCTGGGCCGATATCGGCATGACGCCGGCGTGCCTGCTCGTGCCCAAATATCAGGCCGACCTCGCGCGCGACCTGTACCCCAAGACGCCCGTAAACGACACGCCACCGAGGGGCGCCGTGCTCGTCAACGGCCGCTGGCCGCTGGCCGCCGAGCAGGCCGAGACGATCGCCGAACTCGAAGAATGCCACGCGCTGACGCACGATGGCACGATTCTTGCCGCCCGTGTCGGCGATGGTGGGGGAGATCCGCTCGATCCCGATTCGTACACGGCGAAGGACCACGACGGCCCGATCCTCGACCGCTGCTGGCACGTGCGCACCCATCGCGACGCCTGTATCGCTTACGACCTCTCGCGCATGGCCCCGGCCAAGGGCGTGGTCGTTCGAGAAGGCGCGAACGTCGCCGAGAGCGCCGTGCTGGACGCCAGCAACGGCGCGATCGTCATCGACAAGAACGCCCGCGTCGGCCACCACGCCGTCATCCTTGGCCCCGCGTACATCGGCCCGGGCTCGACGGTCATCGAGCACGCCACCATCCGCCCCAACACCGCCATCGGCCCGGTCTGCAAGGTCGGCGGCGAGATCACCGGCGTCATCTTCCAGGGCTACACCAACAAGGCCCACGAGGGCTTCCTGGGCGATTCGTACGTCGGCAAGTGGGTCAACCTGGGGGCGGGCACGACCAACAGCAACCTGCTCAACACCTACGGCCCGGTCGTCATCGACCGCCAGCGCACCGGCGAGACCTTCATGGGCTGCGTGCTGGGCGACCACGTGCGCACCGCCATCGGTACGCGCATCATGACCGGTGCCGTCGTGGGCACGGGCACCATGTGGGCGGCCAGCAAGCCGATCATCGGCCGTATTGGCCCGATGCGCTGGTCGACCGATGCGGGCGAGAAGCCCTACCGCCCCGAGAAGTTCCTCGAGGTCGCCATCGCCGCCATGGCCCGGCGTGACGCAAGGCCGACACCCGCCGAACAGGCGAGATTTATTGAGCTCGTGGGCCAATAACGCTAGCATCGGTCGGGCGTTTGCGGTAACTTAGGAGCAGAAGGGGAACCCGCCATGCGTCTGACCGTTGCCGCTATCGTGCTTGCCTCCACCTCCGTCGCGTTGGTTCAGACCGAGTCGTACACGATCGAGATCCAGGTCGATCGGCCGGTGCTGGAGCCGGGCGAGTTTGCGCGTGTGATCCTGGCTCCGGCGTTCGACACCAGCCGAGACTGGGCGATGGCTGCGGTCAGCTTCGACCTTGCCGCCCCGAGGATGGGTGAGGGCATTTCCGGTCTCTCAGGCATGCCGCCATGGGACTCGATGCCATCGTCGCCGATCCGCTGCGACATTGGCCTGTGCGGATTCCTGGCAGGCCAGCTCAACTTTCCGGCGGCGGACATCTACGCCGATCCGAGCAGCCCATTGCCGGCCTTCGAGTTCTCATACATGGCACCGGACGTATCCGAGCCTGCCGAAGTCGTGTTCGAGACCAGAACCAATAGATTCGATGTGTATCCCGACCGCGAGAGCAGCGTGTCCGCCTCCCGCCTCGACGAATTCACTGAAGGCAGCGCCACCATCCTCGTCGTCCCCTGCCGCGCCGACTTCGACCTCGACGGCGAGCTCAATATCTTCGACTTCCTCGCCTTCCAGAATGCCTTCGTCACGGGCGACCCGATGGCCGACTTCGACTTCGACGGCGAGCTGACCCTGTTCGACTTCCTGGCCTTCCAGAACCGCTTCGACCAGGGCTGCTGACAGTCCTACGGAAGACCCAAACTGCCAGTCTGGAACGATTCCAAGCCTCAATTCCGGGCCCTATGCTGTCCCATGCACCTACGCCACAGCGACCATGACCATGGGCCCAAGGAGGTCCCCGTCAAGTTCATCCTGGAAGATCCAGAGGCCCTCACCGGTTCCGAGCGCGAGGAGTGGGAAGTGCTGGCCGCCAAGGGTGAGCACCTGCTCGAGGTCGCCATCGACAACGGCATCAACATCGAGCACGCCTGCGGCGGCGTGTGCGCTTGCTCAACGTGCCACGTGTACATCGAGAAGGGCATGGACGAGGTGACCGAGGCCACCGAGGCCGAGGAAGACCGCGTCGAGGAGGCCCCAGGCCTGCAGATGAACAGCCGGCTGAGCTGCCAGTGCGAGATCGAGGGCGACGGGCCCATCACGGTCCGGGTTCCCGCGTGGAACCGCAACGCCGTCAAGGAAGTACCGCACTAGCTCTACACGGATTGGTTGTGCTGGTCCGGTCAGGCCGTGGCTGCCGCGATCGCATCGGACGCTTGATCGGCGAAGGCCGCCAGATCGAAGTCTTTGACCGTGATGCCACCGGCGTCGTGGGTCGACACCGTTAGGGTTACCTTCGAGTAGCGGATCAGCAAGTCGGGGTGGTGCTGCACACGCTCGGCTTCTTCGGCCACCTCGTTTACAAAGCGGATCGAGGCCCGGAAAT
It contains:
- a CDS encoding 2Fe-2S iron-sulfur cluster-binding protein, which gives rise to MHLRHSDHDHGPKEVPVKFILEDPEALTGSEREEWEVLAAKGEHLLEVAIDNGINIEHACGGVCACSTCHVYIEKGMDEVTEATEAEEDRVEEAPGLQMNSRLSCQCEIEGDGPITVRVPAWNRNAVKEVPH
- a CDS encoding 4a-hydroxytetrahydrobiopterin dehydratase; the protein is MAPVTGSMEYCPMEKLSEAEVKDRLTHHPEWTEVGGEIQRTFEFADFRASIRFVNEVAEEAERVQHHPDLLIRYSKVTLTVSTHDAGGITVKDFDLAAFADQASDAIAAATA